From one Lotus japonicus ecotype B-129 chromosome 3, LjGifu_v1.2 genomic stretch:
- the LOC130745627 gene encoding uncharacterized protein LOC130745627, translating to MTPKRRTHRSSRSRSAASAPPTPAPTATPPAGGTPLNEDEKDAFCRQIFINLPQPTVEEPKRAAICQTSELSTDESIAELIRKAGGLCREKSLEDALIIGPGLDIRHPWRCRGLEQKAKRPHFFYVYEYFYLELGIKLPFSSFLCQVMREINVAPCQLHQNAWAFIRCFEILCEAIGLEAKASHFFYFYGVDPKCLKTETPGWISLKSRSGRHRFYLYKSNIKKGPGRRYFRVIVHPSYPDAFTRRYGSVLFPLYWTKSPCDVPPPTDSSLSSVDKAAIGLFARLPILECSQLLEASRSNSLRSLLEGFNFTEASLQRALAADSPKFPPTFNTEGAKQKHTATSSDAEIAAPPAKRFRGSSSTTTIPSAGVAKAVPSPKGPELTPEDTVQPLPLREIQKSKRGASGIDAPSPQKEKKKKKKKVKRSKTGDAAASPQALGGGEENASPGDTEPSPYPRGIATGKPNLEGVPSAVLSPDRPSPQVEATLDETLLARTVDPQGEDLAPRTPPSPCQTSFKANLTSTGDQAGSIPNQRTSPIDFVLSDNFFGSARVAEIPDLDQAAQEALFNLLRAGCLFAQLSRGSASSLEMERLQQEVEGYQAAAQEAHRKHDEMLSQMVAQTNKQANLCIKLNRHEEDLSACKDRMEDLELDWFELRREVNAKIESINAGRATCILKDREIASLLCELGETNESLADLRLQLEEKKWALAERDSQIKTSKARSVAGAAVEILEERGRGFFLAKAQVQHLYKGIDLDGMRAFKKVTHHGLVGRDDPPGYSAEHFAEIEEEKMREKS from the coding sequence ATGACTCCTAAGCGCCGTACTCATAGGTCCTCCCGATCCCGAAGTGCTGCCTCTGCACCTCCCACTCCTGCCCCGACGGCAACACCCCCTGCCGGGGGAACTCCTCTTAACGAAGATGAGAAAGATGCCTTTTGTCGACAAATTTTCATCAATCTTCCCCAGCCCACAGTCGAAGAGCCTAAGCGTGCGGCCATTTGTCAAACCTCTGAGCTGTCTACTGACGAGTCCATCGCCGAGTTAATTCGTAAAGCCGGAGGGCTCTGCCGTGAGAAGTCTTTGGAGGATGCCCTCATCATCGGCCCAGGCTTGGACATTCGTCACCCCTGGAGGTGTCGTGGGCTTGAACAAAAGGCTAAACGGCCACATTTCTTCTATGTTTATGAATATTTCTACCTAGAGTTAGGAATCAAATTACCCTTTTCCTCGTTCCTCTGCCAAGTCATGAGGGAAATCAACGTGGCCCCTTGCCAACTCCATCAGAATGCTTGGGCCTTCATCCGTTGCTTCGAGATCCTCTGCGAAGCCATCGGCCTCGAAGCAAAAGCCTCACACTTTTTCTACTTTTATGGGGTAGATCCAAAATGCCTGAAGACGGAAACTCccggatggatttccttgaaatCCCGCTCAGGTCGGCATCGCTTTTACCTTTATAAGAGTAACATTAAGAAGGGCCCTGGGCGACGCTATTTCCGTGTGATCGTTCATCCCTCTTACCCTGATGCCTTCACCCGACGATATGGATCCGTTCTGTTTCCCCTTTATTGGACGAAGAGTCCTTGTGATGTTCCCCCGCCAACTGATTCGTCGTTGAGCAGCGTGGACAAAGCCGCCATCGGCCTTTTCGCCAGACTCCCCATCCTTGAGTGCTCCCAACTGTTGGAGGCTTCCCGCAGCAACTCCCTCCGCTCACTCTTGGAGGGATTCAATTTCACCGAAGCCTCGCTGCAACGCGCTTTGGCTGCTGATTCTCCCAAATTTCCTCCCACCTTTAACACTGAGGGAGCGAAACAGAAACACACCGCGACTAGTTCTGACGCCGAAATTGCTGCCCCTCCCGCGAAGAGATTCAGGGGGTCTTCCTCCACTACCACCATCCCATCCGCCGGGGTGGCTAAGGCCGTCCCCTCTCCAAAAGGGCCCGAACTTACGCCAGAGGATACCGTCCAACCTTTACCCTTAAGAGAAATCCAAAAATCCAAAAGGGGTGCCTCTGGCATTGATGCTCCCTCTCCtcagaaagagaagaagaagaagaagaaaaaggtgaaAAGATCCAAGACCGGCGACGCTGCTGCTTCCCCTCAAGCTTTGGGGGGGGGTGAAGAAAACGCTTCTCCAGGCGACACTGAACCATCACCCTACCCTAGAGGAATTGCTACCGGCAAGCCAAATCTGGAGGGGGTCCCTTCGGCGGTTCTCTCCCCTGATCGCCCGTCTCCTCAAGTCGAGGCGACCCTAGATGAAACCTTGCTTGCCCGCACGGTAGACCCACAGGGTGAAGACCTTGCACCTCGCACCCCGCCATCTCCCTGCCAAACCTCTTTCAAGGCCAATCTCACTTCCACTGGTGATCAAGCAGGCTCCATTCCAAACCAGCGGACTTCTCCTATTGATTTCGTCCTTTCTGACAATTTCTTTGGGAGCGCGAGAGTGGCTGAGATTCCCGACCTTGATCAGGCCGCGCAGGAAGCTCTGTTCAACCTTCTACGCGCAGGGTGTCTCTTCGCCCAACTGTCTCGGGGCTCAGCTTCTTCTCTAGAGATGGAGAGACTCCAGCAGGAGGTTGAAGGCTACCAGGCAGCGGCGCAGGAAGCGCACCGCAAGCATGACGAGATGCTGTCCCAAATGGTGGCTCAAACCAACAAGCAAGCAAACTTATGCATAAAGCTGAACCGCCATGAGGAAGACTTATCAGCTTGTAAAGATAGGATGGAAGATTTGGAGCTGGATTGGTTTGAACTGCGACGGGAAGTGAACGCAAAGATAGAGTCAATCAACGCCGGCAGGGCCACTTGCATCCTCAAGGATCGGGAAATCGCGTCCCTCCTCTGTGAACTGGGGGAAACGAACGAGTCTCTCGCCGACTTGAGGTTACAACTTGAGGAAAAGAAATGGGCCCTCGCCGAGAGGGACTCGCAAATCAAGACTTCTAAGGCTAGGTCCGTGGCTGGCGCTGCTGTTGAAATTTTGGAGGAGCGAGGTCGTGGTTTCTTCCTTGCCAAAGCTCAAGTTCAACATCTCTACAAAGGAATCGACCTTGATGGCATGAGAGCTTTCAAGAAAGTTACTCATCACGGACTTGTTGGTCGAGATGATCCCCCAGGCTATTCCGCCGAGCACTTTGCTGAAATTGAGGAAGAAAAGATGAGGGAGAAAAGTTAA